In Neoarius graeffei isolate fNeoGra1 chromosome 9, fNeoGra1.pri, whole genome shotgun sequence, one genomic interval encodes:
- the LOC132891481 gene encoding uncharacterized protein LOC132891481 isoform X3: MGPRKRRPNKRYLEEDSEEEAGPSRRGRRPPSFDATQLDSEWQFPSLNEDTQPGLFLHSQPLTHDSPSSETPPGPFLHSQLLTHDSPQPRHRFHATPLPLQQGNNQLLRDSPSSETPPGPFLHSQPLTHDSPQPRHRFHATPLPSQQGNNQLLRDMGISTVIALLGQLREENRELKGEVGRLAQEVRALRREMGRQDTPQTSPLIKLPLSTMEEFLAAEALVKEDAKQKQLMVSTLALCGGTDVGVTVRRMLRSLLVNSLASQFN; encoded by the exons ATGGGGCCAAGGAAAAGACG accaaacaaaaggtatttggaggaggacagcgagGAGGAGGCAGGACCAAGCCGTAGGGGGAGGAGGCCACCATCTTTTGATGCCACTCAGCTGGACAGCGAGTGGCAATTCCCCTCCCTTAATGAAG acacccagccaggcctgtttcttcacagccagccattaactcatg attcaccgtcgtcagaaaccccgccaggccctttccttcacagccagctactaacccatg attcaccccagccacgtcaccgcttccatg ccacacctctgccattgcaacaggggaacaatcagttgctgcgtg attcaccgtcttcagaaaccccgccaggccctttccttcacagccagccactaacccatg attcaccccagccacgtcaccgcttccatg ccacacctctgccatcgcaacaggggaacaatcagttgctgcgtg acatgggcatcagcacagtcatcgctctccttggccagctgagggaggaaaacagggagctgaagggggaagtaggaaggctggcgcaagaggtcagggccctaaggagagagatggggagacaagacacaccccagacatcgcccctaatcaagctcccactctccaccatggaggagtttttggcagcagaggccctggtgaaggaagatgccaaacaaaagcagctaatg gtgtctaccttagccctttgtggaggaaccgacgtaggggtcacagtgaggcggatgctgcgtagcctcctggtcaacagcttggccagccaatttaactga
- the LOC132891481 gene encoding uncharacterized protein LOC132891481 isoform X2: MASYWSKRRRVVTATEMSERQILSDFESALGNPAAQVSPSIASPRPASSMGLDEDGGDSVELGGCSDAESDSSSMSSEGDSDSHIDGDSFEESGLHQKLKHWAASFSVPLIAITALLTILRTSHPELPKDARTLLGTKPAVPLQTVGNGEYFHFGLAKGILSKLSTIHLPDVIQTIRVQFNIDGLPIFKSTRLQFWPILALIDCDYTRTPFLVGIFCGPGKPSNVFDYLTQFVKDLSDLLCNGVTFGGRKLRVAISSFICDAPARAFVKQIKCHNGYSGCDKCHQTGIWQKKMAYPETDVRLRSDEEFENMVDEDHHINRSPLTGLVKMVSAFPIDYMHLCCLGVMKKLIHFWMRGKNSTRQPTRAIKAISEKLIQLRPYTPAEFARKPRELAETDRWKAAELCQFMIYSGPLVLRNILPQDLYENFMLFSVAMFLLLTPSISESMVCFSEKLLMAFVKHFGEVYGKDEIVFSVHQTIHLTHEYRQYGSLDNISSFPYENYLGKLKTMLRKPSQPLQQVVKRLSEEPVCLFPPPPTQPQLLHPHQEGPLPQHLSSGQQFKKVHFNDFCFSSKQGDDCLVIKNEIVMVKNIIKHGDSVFVVYMKFKRRE, from the coding sequence atggcttcttattggtcaaaaagaagacgtgttgtgacagctactgaaatgtcagaaaggcagattctgtccgattttgagtcagctctgggtaatcctgctgctcaagtctctccttcaattgcatcacccaggcctgcatcatcaatgggtttagatgaggatggtggggattctgttgagttgggagggtgcagtgatgcagagtctgacagcagtagcatgtcttcagagggtgacagtgacagtcatattgatggtgactcttttgaagagtcagggcttcaccaaaaattaaaacactgggctgcatcattctctgtgcctttgattgccattactgctctgttgaccattttgagaacaagccaccctgaactgcccaaggatgctaggaccttattgggcactaagcctgcagtaccattacagaccgtaggtaatggggaatacttccattttggcttggcaaagggaattttgtccaaattaagcaccatccatttaccagatgttattcaaacaataagagttcaatttaacatcgatggtctccctattttcaaaagcaccaggcttcagttttggcctattttggcactgattgattgcgattacaccagaacaccgtttttagttggcatcttttgtggccctggaaaaccctccaatgtgtttgattatctgacgcagtttgttaaagacctctctgatctgctttgcaatggggtaacatttggaggtagaaagctgagggtggccatttcatccttcatttgtgatgctcctgctcgagcatttgtaaaacaaattaaatgccataatgggtactccggatgcgataaatgccatcagactggtatttggcagaaaaaaatggcgtatcctgagactgatgttaggctaaggtcagacgaggagtttgaaaatatggtagatgaggaccaccacatcaacagaagtcctctgacgggtctggtgaaaatggtgtctgccttcccaatagattatatgcatttatgttgccttggcgttatgaaaaagttgatacatttttggatgagggggaaaaactctacAAGGCAGCCTACAAGAGCCATTAAAGCCATCTCCGAAAAGTTAATACAGCTTCGTCCCTATACTCCAGCTGAATTTGCACGGAAACCCCGTGAACTCGCCGAAACTGATAGGTGGAAAGCGGCAGAGCTGTGCCAATTTATGATTTACAGTGGGCCATTAGTTCTGAGGAACATTCTTCCACAAGATCTCTATGAaaacttcatgttgttttctgtggccatgtttttgctactcacaccaagcatttctgaaagtatggtttgtttttccgaaaaattgttaatggcttttgtaaagcatTTTGGAGAGGTGTATGGTAAAGACGAAATTGTGTTTAGCGTACATCAAACAATACATCTGACACATGAGTACCGCCAGTATGGTTCCCTAGACAACATCTCATCCTTTCCTTACGAGAATTATTTGGGTAAACTAAAAACAATGCTACGCAAGCCATCGCAACCTTTACAACAGGTTGTCAAACGCCTTTCAGAGGAGCCAGTTTGTTTATTTCCACCACCACCTACACAACCACAGTTGTTACACCCACACCAGGAGGGCCCATTACCCCAACACTTAAGTTCTGGCcagcaatttaaaaaagtgcatttcaatgatttctgtttttcttcaaagcagggcgatgattgcctagtgattaaaaatgaaattgtaatggtgaaaaacataattaaacatggtgactctgtctttgtggtttacatgaaattcaagaggagggagtga
- the LOC132891481 gene encoding uncharacterized protein LOC132891481 isoform X4, with protein MGPRKRRPNKRYLEEDSEEEAGPSRRGRRPPSFDATQLDSEWQFPSLNEDTQPGLFLHSQPLTHDSPSSETPPGPFLHSQLLTHDSPQPRHRFHATPLPLQQGNNQLLRDSPSSETPPGPFLHSQPLTHATPLPSQQGNNQLLRDMGISTVIALLGQLREENRELKGEVGRLAQEVRALRREMGRQDTPQTSPLIKLPLSTMEEFLAAEALVKEDAKQKQLMVSTLALCGGTDVGVTVRRMLRSLLVNSLASQFN; from the exons ATGGGGCCAAGGAAAAGACG accaaacaaaaggtatttggaggaggacagcgagGAGGAGGCAGGACCAAGCCGTAGGGGGAGGAGGCCACCATCTTTTGATGCCACTCAGCTGGACAGCGAGTGGCAATTCCCCTCCCTTAATGAAG acacccagccaggcctgtttcttcacagccagccattaactcatg attcaccgtcgtcagaaaccccgccaggccctttccttcacagccagctactaacccatg attcaccccagccacgtcaccgcttccatg ccacacctctgccattgcaacaggggaacaatcagttgctgcgtg attcaccgtcttcagaaaccccgccaggccctttccttcacagccagccactaacccatg ccacacctctgccatcgcaacaggggaacaatcagttgctgcgtg acatgggcatcagcacagtcatcgctctccttggccagctgagggaggaaaacagggagctgaagggggaagtaggaaggctggcgcaagaggtcagggccctaaggagagagatggggagacaagacacaccccagacatcgcccctaatcaagctcccactctccaccatggaggagtttttggcagcagaggccctggtgaaggaagatgccaaacaaaagcagctaatg gtgtctaccttagccctttgtggaggaaccgacgtaggggtcacagtgaggcggatgctgcgtagcctcctggtcaacagcttggccagccaatttaactga
- the LOC132891481 gene encoding uncharacterized protein LOC132891481 isoform X1, which yields MFTSMEPEDHYPVIPSKGTADIYFFRGENMASYWSKRRRVVTATEMSERQILSDFESALGNPAAQVSPSIASPRPASSMGLDEDGGDSVELGGCSDAESDSSSMSSEGDSDSHIDGDSFEESGLHQKLKHWAASFSVPLIAITALLTILRTSHPELPKDARTLLGTKPAVPLQTVGNGEYFHFGLAKGILSKLSTIHLPDVIQTIRVQFNIDGLPIFKSTRLQFWPILALIDCDYTRTPFLVGIFCGPGKPSNVFDYLTQFVKDLSDLLCNGVTFGGRKLRVAISSFICDAPARAFVKQIKCHNGYSGCDKCHQTGIWQKKMAYPETDVRLRSDEEFENMVDEDHHINRSPLTGLVKMVSAFPIDYMHLCCLGVMKKLIHFWMRGKNSTRQPTRAIKAISEKLIQLRPYTPAEFARKPRELAETDRWKAAELCQFMIYSGPLVLRNILPQDLYENFMLFSVAMFLLLTPSISESMVCFSEKLLMAFVKHFGEVYGKDEIVFSVHQTIHLTHEYRQYGSLDNISSFPYENYLGKLKTMLRKPSQPLQQVVKRLSEEPVCLFPPPPTQPQLLHPHQEGPLPQHLSSGQQFKKVHFNDFCFSSKQGDDCLVIKNEIVMVKNIIKHGDSVFVVYMKFKRRE from the coding sequence atgtttacctcaatggaacctgaagaccactaccccgtcattccctcaaaaggtactgcagacatttatttctttaggggagagaacatggcttcttattggtcaaaaagaagacgtgttgtgacagctactgaaatgtcagaaaggcagattctgtccgattttgagtcagctctgggtaatcctgctgctcaagtctctccttcaattgcatcacccaggcctgcatcatcaatgggtttagatgaggatggtggggattctgttgagttgggagggtgcagtgatgcagagtctgacagcagtagcatgtcttcagagggtgacagtgacagtcatattgatggtgactcttttgaagagtcagggcttcaccaaaaattaaaacactgggctgcatcattctctgtgcctttgattgccattactgctctgttgaccattttgagaacaagccaccctgaactgcccaaggatgctaggaccttattgggcactaagcctgcagtaccattacagaccgtaggtaatggggaatacttccattttggcttggcaaagggaattttgtccaaattaagcaccatccatttaccagatgttattcaaacaataagagttcaatttaacatcgatggtctccctattttcaaaagcaccaggcttcagttttggcctattttggcactgattgattgcgattacaccagaacaccgtttttagttggcatcttttgtggccctggaaaaccctccaatgtgtttgattatctgacgcagtttgttaaagacctctctgatctgctttgcaatggggtaacatttggaggtagaaagctgagggtggccatttcatccttcatttgtgatgctcctgctcgagcatttgtaaaacaaattaaatgccataatgggtactccggatgcgataaatgccatcagactggtatttggcagaaaaaaatggcgtatcctgagactgatgttaggctaaggtcagacgaggagtttgaaaatatggtagatgaggaccaccacatcaacagaagtcctctgacgggtctggtgaaaatggtgtctgccttcccaatagattatatgcatttatgttgccttggcgttatgaaaaagttgatacatttttggatgagggggaaaaactctacAAGGCAGCCTACAAGAGCCATTAAAGCCATCTCCGAAAAGTTAATACAGCTTCGTCCCTATACTCCAGCTGAATTTGCACGGAAACCCCGTGAACTCGCCGAAACTGATAGGTGGAAAGCGGCAGAGCTGTGCCAATTTATGATTTACAGTGGGCCATTAGTTCTGAGGAACATTCTTCCACAAGATCTCTATGAaaacttcatgttgttttctgtggccatgtttttgctactcacaccaagcatttctgaaagtatggtttgtttttccgaaaaattgttaatggcttttgtaaagcatTTTGGAGAGGTGTATGGTAAAGACGAAATTGTGTTTAGCGTACATCAAACAATACATCTGACACATGAGTACCGCCAGTATGGTTCCCTAGACAACATCTCATCCTTTCCTTACGAGAATTATTTGGGTAAACTAAAAACAATGCTACGCAAGCCATCGCAACCTTTACAACAGGTTGTCAAACGCCTTTCAGAGGAGCCAGTTTGTTTATTTCCACCACCACCTACACAACCACAGTTGTTACACCCACACCAGGAGGGCCCATTACCCCAACACTTAAGTTCTGGCcagcaatttaaaaaagtgcatttcaatgatttctgtttttcttcaaagcagggcgatgattgcctagtgattaaaaatgaaattgtaatggtgaaaaacataattaaacatggtgactctgtctttgtggtttacatgaaattcaagaggagggagtga